Proteins encoded together in one Cyanobium sp. WAJ14-Wanaka window:
- the rpmB gene encoding 50S ribosomal protein L28, whose product MSRVCQLTGKRANNGMAVSHSHVRTKKLQQVNLQERRLWWAEGKRFIKIRVSTRALKTIQKKGLGPYAKELGINLAKI is encoded by the coding sequence ATGTCCCGGGTCTGCCAACTCACCGGCAAGCGCGCAAACAACGGCATGGCTGTCAGCCACTCCCACGTGCGCACCAAAAAGCTCCAGCAGGTCAACCTGCAGGAGCGTCGTCTGTGGTGGGCTGAAGGCAAGCGTTTCATCAAAATTCGGGTCTCGACCCGGGCCCTCAAGACCATCCAAAAGAAGGGCTTGGGCCCCTATGCCAAGGAGCTTGGCATTAATCTGGCCAAGATCTGA